Proteins from one Corallococcus exiguus genomic window:
- a CDS encoding endonuclease/exonuclease/phosphatase family protein produces MSQSSFLGTSSADETGRYDGTSASTSLESHGVAKPTNTVDVVFLQEVKGELNETLKLIEAHGGKQVTVNHPSSVAGECGLAAVWRAGAAHNWTVTQAAYRELVAVTMNGVPVFLFGGHAKSGGGHDTQLDVARLLMAAQAEIQRPGLPSFIALLVGDMNTEPAFQSADGTAMATRAMKIVSGGAELFWQAVSPGIATHDDNTLDFAWVCSREAPPFRVTPYLPSNPAVYQRALRALSDHVPVGFLVDLPKTTVL; encoded by the coding sequence GTGTCACAGAGTTCGTTCCTCGGCACGTCGTCGGCTGATGAGACAGGCCGCTATGACGGGACGAGCGCCTCGACGAGCCTCGAGAGCCATGGGGTCGCGAAGCCCACGAACACCGTCGACGTGGTCTTCCTCCAGGAGGTCAAGGGCGAGCTGAACGAGACGCTGAAGCTCATCGAGGCGCATGGCGGCAAGCAGGTCACGGTCAATCATCCATCGTCCGTCGCCGGCGAGTGCGGCCTCGCGGCCGTGTGGAGGGCTGGCGCCGCGCACAACTGGACGGTGACTCAAGCCGCCTACCGGGAGCTGGTCGCCGTGACCATGAATGGGGTGCCCGTCTTCCTCTTCGGTGGGCACGCGAAGTCCGGCGGAGGCCATGACACGCAGCTCGACGTCGCCCGGTTGTTGATGGCGGCCCAGGCCGAGATCCAGCGCCCGGGGCTCCCCTCTTTCATCGCGTTGCTCGTTGGCGACATGAACACCGAGCCCGCCTTCCAGTCCGCCGACGGCACGGCCATGGCCACGCGCGCCATGAAGATCGTGAGCGGCGGTGCGGAGCTGTTCTGGCAGGCCGTGTCACCTGGCATCGCGACCCACGACGACAACACGCTCGACTTCGCGTGGGTCTGCAGCCGGGAGGCTCCCCCGTTCAGGGTCACCCCCTACCTCCCCTCCAACCCCGCCGTGTATCAGCGCGCGCTCCGGGCGCTCTCCGACCATGTCCCCGTCGGCTTTCTGGTCGACCTGCCGAAGACGACCGTTCTTTGA
- a CDS encoding MATE family efflux transporter, whose product MDRAFLLLSVPMVLEMVMESIFALVDVLFVSRLGADAIATVGLTESMLTLLQTLPLGLSIGATALIARRIGQKDPERAASTAVQALGLGLALAVPLAFAGSFFARPLLVALGAAPGVVEHGAGYTRLMLASYPIIMLLFLISAILRGAGDAATSMRALWLANSVNIVLAPLFIFGLGPVPALGVTGAALATTVGRSTGVLYQVYRLLKGSGHLELRRRHLRVDVSTLRSLLKLSGGATLQSLLGMSSWLVLMRIVATFGSTALAGYTLAMRILLFAQQPSWGLSHAAGTLVGQSLGAGDTDRAERAAWRASFYTLAFLGVVAVGFLLFAEPLIHRFTSEPEVGLHAVRCLRIVSCSLALYAFVTVLPHAFNGAGDTTTPTVVNALFSWGLQLPLAWILSHPLGLGPSGAFIAIAVTYGALGLASAALFRRGGWKLRHV is encoded by the coding sequence GTGGATCGCGCTTTCCTGCTGCTGTCCGTGCCCATGGTGCTGGAGATGGTGATGGAGTCCATCTTCGCCCTGGTGGACGTGCTCTTCGTGTCGCGCCTGGGCGCGGACGCCATCGCCACCGTGGGCCTCACCGAGTCCATGCTCACGCTCCTCCAGACGCTGCCGCTGGGGCTGTCCATCGGAGCCACCGCGCTCATCGCGCGCCGCATCGGGCAGAAGGATCCGGAGCGCGCCGCGAGCACCGCGGTGCAGGCCCTGGGCCTGGGACTCGCGCTGGCCGTGCCGCTGGCGTTCGCGGGCAGCTTCTTCGCGCGTCCGCTGCTCGTGGCCCTGGGCGCCGCGCCCGGCGTGGTGGAGCACGGCGCGGGCTACACGCGGCTGATGCTGGCCAGCTATCCCATCATCATGCTGCTGTTCCTCATCAGCGCCATCCTGCGCGGCGCGGGGGACGCGGCCACGTCCATGCGCGCGCTGTGGCTGGCCAACTCCGTGAACATCGTGCTCGCGCCGCTGTTCATCTTCGGCCTGGGCCCCGTGCCCGCGCTGGGCGTCACCGGCGCCGCGCTGGCCACCACCGTGGGCCGCTCCACTGGCGTGCTGTATCAGGTGTACCGCCTGCTCAAGGGCAGCGGACATCTGGAATTGCGCCGCCGCCACCTGCGCGTGGACGTGTCCACGCTGCGCTCGCTGCTGAAGCTGTCAGGAGGCGCCACGCTCCAGTCGCTGTTGGGCATGTCCAGCTGGCTGGTGCTGATGCGCATCGTGGCCACCTTCGGCAGCACCGCGCTCGCGGGCTACACGCTGGCCATGCGCATCCTGCTCTTCGCGCAGCAGCCGTCATGGGGCCTTTCCCACGCGGCGGGCACGCTGGTGGGTCAGAGCCTGGGCGCGGGCGACACCGACCGCGCGGAGCGGGCCGCGTGGCGCGCCAGCTTCTACACGCTCGCGTTCCTGGGCGTGGTGGCGGTGGGCTTCCTCCTCTTCGCGGAGCCCCTCATCCACCGCTTCACCTCCGAGCCGGAGGTGGGCCTGCACGCCGTGCGCTGCCTGCGCATCGTCAGCTGCAGCCTGGCCCTCTACGCCTTCGTCACCGTGCTGCCCCACGCCTTCAACGGCGCGGGCGACACCACCACCCCCACCGTGGTGAACGCACTCTTCTCCTGGGGCCTCCAGCTGCCGCTCGCGTGGATCCTCTCCCATCCGTTGGGCCTGGGCCCCTCGGGCGCGTTCATCGCCATCGCCGTCACGTATGGAGCGCTCGGCCTGGCCAGCGCCGCCCTCTTCCGGCGCGGTGGGTGGAAGCTGCGGCACGTCTGA
- a CDS encoding glycosyltransferase gives MASGPRVLLLAERFPPDIGGLARSGARTAGSLVRLGARVDVVAWTRTTQPGALETVPDAGDVSPFAKGVTLHRMGLFGSADLSMQHTLDVLGHLHSRRKYDLVWGHYLYPPGFLAVVFAQSAGLRSILSARGNDVDQLMFPPGDFARLLWTIQRADVLTAASADLGRKMAMLLGRDPGVEVIPNAVNTALFSPGPADAALRERLGIQPGEAVLGFSGELRHKKGLPFLLSALTEVRRVRPACLLVIGEVRARDAEHLVAYRAEHPEDAARIIISGALESPELIAEHLRLCDVYLQPSLWEGMPNALLEAMACARPVIASDAGGIPEAVESGVNGFIVEKALLNHLGQACLDVLGMPEAKRAALGAAARARIEAGFQADAEAAVLSRVLTRAMPRSSE, from the coding sequence ATGGCTTCCGGTCCCCGCGTCCTCCTCCTCGCCGAGCGCTTTCCCCCTGACATCGGAGGGCTCGCGCGCAGCGGGGCGCGCACCGCGGGCTCGCTCGTGCGGCTGGGCGCACGCGTGGACGTGGTGGCCTGGACCCGCACGACGCAGCCCGGAGCGCTGGAGACGGTGCCGGACGCGGGGGACGTGTCGCCGTTCGCGAAGGGCGTCACGCTGCACCGGATGGGGTTGTTCGGCAGCGCGGACCTGTCCATGCAGCACACGCTCGATGTGCTCGGCCACCTGCACTCGCGGCGGAAGTATGACCTGGTGTGGGGGCACTACCTGTACCCGCCGGGCTTCCTCGCGGTGGTGTTCGCGCAGAGCGCGGGGCTGCGGTCCATCCTCAGCGCGCGGGGCAATGACGTGGATCAGCTGATGTTCCCGCCCGGAGACTTCGCCCGCCTGCTCTGGACGATTCAGCGGGCGGACGTGCTCACCGCCGCGTCCGCGGACCTGGGCCGGAAGATGGCGATGCTGCTGGGCCGCGACCCGGGCGTGGAGGTCATCCCCAACGCGGTGAACACGGCGCTGTTCTCACCGGGCCCCGCGGACGCGGCCCTGCGCGAGCGATTGGGCATCCAGCCGGGCGAGGCGGTGCTCGGCTTCTCTGGAGAGCTGCGCCACAAGAAGGGGCTGCCGTTCCTCTTGTCCGCGCTCACGGAGGTGCGGCGCGTGCGGCCCGCGTGCCTGCTGGTGATTGGCGAGGTGCGCGCCCGGGACGCGGAGCACCTGGTGGCCTACCGGGCGGAGCATCCGGAGGACGCGGCGCGCATCATCATCTCCGGCGCGCTGGAGTCCCCGGAGCTCATCGCGGAGCACCTGCGGCTGTGTGACGTGTATCTGCAGCCGTCGTTGTGGGAGGGCATGCCCAACGCGCTGCTGGAGGCGATGGCGTGCGCGCGGCCGGTCATCGCCAGCGACGCGGGCGGCATCCCGGAGGCGGTGGAGTCCGGGGTGAATGGCTTCATCGTGGAGAAGGCGCTGCTCAACCACCTGGGGCAGGCGTGCCTGGACGTGCTGGGCATGCCCGAGGCGAAGCGCGCGGCGCTGGGGGCCGCGGCGCGCGCGCGAATCGAGGCGGGCTTTCAGGCGGACGCGGAGGCGGCGGTGTTGTCTCGCGTGCTGACGCGCGCGATGCCCAGGTCGTCCGAGTAG
- a CDS encoding glycosyltransferase family 4 protein — MASSGIVYASFDRFPAPKGAAVHIRAFVEALGAAFGPVDLVAIGDAPGAPPPALGPHITYHPLGARGKDLVAQALTFRSHLGAWWRGRPRAKVVHVRSIFEGYPIARRKAALTDALVYEVNGLPSIELKYHHPDVSDDMELMRKLLAQEEACLQAADLLVTPSTVTAEHLLSRGADPKRLRVIPNGVDLDVFRYALPRAPEAGRPLRLLYSGTMTAWQGVHHAIEACRILRRDLPVTLTLVGPLRKHARRALLDRCGDLVLQGAVEILEPLPQEELARLHHACDVVLVPLPVNDRNCVQGCCPLKLLEAMATGTPVVVSDLPVVRALAEATEAYRVRPGSPKAIAEAVKDLIAHPALVAAMSANARARVERDFPWGRAQEALVNAYSDDLGIARVSTRDNTAASASA, encoded by the coding sequence GTGGCCTCCTCTGGAATCGTCTACGCGTCCTTCGACCGCTTCCCCGCGCCCAAGGGTGCCGCCGTGCACATCCGCGCCTTCGTGGAGGCCTTGGGCGCCGCGTTCGGCCCGGTGGACCTCGTGGCCATTGGCGACGCGCCGGGCGCTCCCCCGCCTGCCCTGGGTCCCCACATCACCTACCACCCGCTGGGTGCCCGCGGGAAAGACCTGGTCGCCCAGGCGCTGACGTTCCGCTCGCACCTGGGTGCGTGGTGGAGGGGTCGGCCGCGCGCGAAGGTCGTCCACGTCCGCTCCATCTTCGAGGGCTACCCCATCGCCCGGCGCAAGGCCGCCCTCACCGACGCGCTCGTCTACGAGGTCAACGGCCTGCCCTCCATCGAGCTCAAGTACCACCATCCCGATGTCTCCGATGACATGGAGCTGATGCGCAAGCTCCTCGCCCAGGAAGAGGCCTGCCTCCAGGCCGCGGACCTCCTCGTCACGCCCAGCACCGTCACCGCCGAGCACCTGCTCTCACGCGGCGCGGATCCGAAGCGCCTGCGCGTCATCCCCAATGGCGTGGACCTGGACGTGTTCCGCTACGCGCTCCCACGCGCCCCTGAAGCGGGCCGCCCGCTGCGCCTGCTCTACAGCGGCACCATGACCGCGTGGCAGGGCGTGCACCACGCCATCGAGGCCTGCCGCATCCTGCGCCGCGACCTGCCCGTGACCCTCACCCTCGTGGGCCCTCTGCGCAAGCACGCGCGCCGCGCCCTCCTGGACCGGTGCGGAGACCTCGTGCTCCAGGGCGCCGTTGAGATCCTCGAACCCCTGCCCCAGGAAGAGCTCGCCCGGCTGCACCACGCCTGCGACGTCGTGCTCGTGCCGCTGCCCGTGAACGACCGCAACTGCGTGCAGGGCTGCTGCCCCCTGAAGCTCCTCGAAGCCATGGCCACCGGCACGCCCGTCGTCGTCAGCGACCTGCCCGTGGTGCGCGCGCTCGCGGAGGCCACCGAGGCCTACCGAGTCCGCCCCGGCTCGCCCAAGGCCATCGCGGAAGCCGTGAAGGACCTCATCGCCCATCCCGCCCTCGTCGCCGCCATGAGCGCCAACGCCCGAGCCCGCGTGGAGCGCGACTTCCCGTGGGGCCGCGCGCAGGAGGCGCTCGTGAACGCCTACTCGGACGACCTGGGCATCGCGCGCGTCAGCACGCGAGACAACACCGCCGCCTCCGCGTCCGCCTGA